A single genomic interval of Panthera uncia isolate 11264 chromosome A1 unlocalized genomic scaffold, Puncia_PCG_1.0 HiC_scaffold_17, whole genome shotgun sequence harbors:
- the LRRTM2 gene encoding leucine-rich repeat transmembrane neuronal protein 2, which yields MGLHFKWPLGAPMLAAIYAMSMVLKMLPALGMACPPKCRCEKLLFYCDSQGFRSVPNATDKGSLGLSLRHNHITELERDQFASFSQLTWLHLDHNQISTVKEDAFQGLYKLKELILSSNKIFYLPNTTFTQLINLQNLDLSFNQLSSLHPELFYGLRKLQTLHLRSNSLRTIPVRLFWDCRSLEFLDLSTNRLRSLARNGFAGLIKLRELHLEHNQLTKINFAHFLRLSSLHTLFLQWNKISNLTCGMEWTWGTLEKLDLTGNEIKAIDLTVFDTMPNLKILLMDNNKLNSLDSKILNSLRSLTTVGLSGNLWECSPRICALASWLGSFQGRWEHSILCHSPDHTQGEDILDAVHGFQLCWNLSTTVTAMATTYRDPTTEYTKRISSSSYHVGDKEIPTTAGIAVTTEEHFPEPDNAIFTQRVITGTMALLFSFFFIIFIVFISRKCCPPTLRRIRQCSMIQNHRQLRSQTRLHMSNMSDQGPYNEYEPTHEGPFIIINGYGQCKCQQLPYKECEV from the exons ATGG GCTTACATTTCAAGTGGCCATTAGGGGCCCCTATGCTGGCAGCAATATATGCAATGAGTATGGTTTTAAAAATGCTGCCTGCCCTGGGTATGGCGTGTCCACCCAAATGCCGCTGCGAGAAGCTGCTCTTCTACTGCGACTCTCAGGGCTTCCGCTCAGTGCCAAACGCCACAGACAAGGGCTCTCTGGGCCTGTCCCTGAGGCACAATCACATCACAGAGCTCGAAAGGGATCAATTTGCCAGCTTCAGTCAACTTACCTGGCTCCACTTAGACCACAATCAAATTTCAACAGTAAAAGAAGATGCTTTTCAAGGACTATATAAACTTAAGGAATTAATCTTAAGTtccaacaaaatattttatttaccaaaCACAACTTTTACTCAACTGATTAACCTGCAAAATTTGGACCTGTCTTTTAATCAGCTGTCATCTCTGCACCCAGAGCTCTTCTATGGCCTTCGGAAACTGCAGACCTTGCATTTACGGTCCAACTCCCTGCGGACTATCCCAGTACGCCTATTCTGGGACTGTCGTAGTCTGGAGTTTCTGGATTTGAGCACAAACCGTTTGCGAAGTTTGGCTCGCAATGGATTTGCAGGATTAATCAAACTGAGAGAGCTTCACCTAGAGCACAACCAGCTGACGAAGATTAATTTTGCTCATTTCCTACGGCTAAGCAGTCTGCACACACTCTTCTTACAATGGAACAAAATTAGCAACTTGACATGTGGGATGGAGTGGACCTGGGGCACTTTAGAAAAGCTAGACCTGACTGGAAATGAAATCAAAGCCATCGACCTGACAGTGTTTGACACGATGCCTAATCTTAAAATTCTCCTCATGGATAACAACAAGTTAAATAGCCTTGATTCCAAGATCTTAAACTCCCTGAGATCCCTCACAACTGTTGGCCTCTCTGGCAATCTGTGGGAATGCAGCCCTCGAATATGTGCTTTGGCCTCCTGGCTGGGCAGTTTCCAAGGTCGGTGGGAACATTCCATCCTATGTCACAGTCCTGACCACACCCAAGGAGAGGATATACTAGATGCAGTCCATGGATTTCAGCTCTGCTGGAATTTATCAACCACTGTCACTGCCATGGCTACAACTTATAGGGATCCAACCACTGAATATACAAAAAGAATAAGCTCATCAAGTTACCatgtgggagacaaagaaatccCAACTACTGCAGGCATAGCAGTTACTACTGAGGAACACTTTCCCGAACCAGACAATGCCATCTTCACTCAGCGGGTAATTACAGGAACAATggctttattgttttctttcttttttattatttttatagtgttCATCTCCAGGAAGTGCTGCCCTCCCACTTTAAGAAGAATTAGGCAGTGCTCAATGATTCAGAACCACAGGCAGCTCCGATCCCAAACACGACTCCATATGTCAAACATGTCAGACCAAGGACCGTATAATGAATATGAACCCACCCATGAAGGACCCTTCATCATCATTAATGGTTATGGACAGTGCAAGTGTCAGCAGCTGCCATACAAAGAATGTGAAGTATAA